GCGGAATGCCTTTTTAATATCGTCAGCAGAGGCAGTTCGAGGAACGCCGAGGGTTTTGTAGTAGTCGCGTGGGGCAGTCGCCATAACTATTCGCCATCCGACCGAACCAAGAAGAAAAACCCGACAGATACGGACTGAGCTTACGGAGTGTCGAAACGGTTTGCAAGAGCCGAGTGGGTCTAATGAGGCGTCGAGACCTTGGCTTTGGCCATCAGCTTACAATACGAGCAGGTGTCTGCCGTCGTTGGTTGGCCACAAAGGGAGCACGGGTGCAACCTGGAGCGGTCCCTATCACTCATCCTTGTGGATGAGTCAGCCTTTCGTTGCTTTTCGAGAAAACCCCAGTAAAACATTTGCTTGGTACCGGGCGACTCCGTTTCCAACCGGTTCAAGACCTCTTTATAAACAAGCGTACGGGCCCCTTGAGCCATGGGGCATTCCTCAACGACATACTCGATCCGATTCACAACACAATATGCCGCCAATTCACGCTCGGTCAATCGATACAACGGTTTCACTTTTTTGGCGAATCCATCGAGGGAAGCGGGGAGACTCGGACCTTGCTTCTCAAGATATTCATCCTGCCAGTGCAGCACGTTGCCGAGGAGCCTGGCTGCCTCGTCGTCCAAGTTATGCCCGGTTGCCATCACATCGTACCCATGTTGAAGGGCAGCGTGGTTGAATTGATACCGTTTAATTGTCCCACAGGTCGAACATGTTGGACGATGAACGATCATGGCGAGCTCACGGATGCCAGCTCCTTCTTCACGCTCTACGGTATGGATATGCACCACTGCACCATGGGCCGCCGCCACTGTTTCAGCAAAATGCACGACTTTCTTATGAGACGACTCGGAATAGCCACCAATGCCAAGATTCACATACAACGCATCAGCCTTATATCCCAACTTCAACAGAAGATCCCACAAGGCCAAACTATCCTTGCCGCCGGACACAGCGACAAGAATACGGTGTTCTCTCGCAAACATATCCTGAGACCGAATCGCTTTTCCAACCTGGTCTTGCACGAAAGTGTTAAAGCATTGCTTGCAGAATGCGGCATTGTGACGAGGCAATTTCATCACTGCTTTGGTTTTGCACTTTGTGCAGTTCATAGTGGTTGATGATACGGGGAGCGCAAGGCCAATTGCAAATAGTGACACATCGCCTTGAGGCTCACGGAAGGTGCGCTTGGCGGGTTGGAAACCGGATCCGACGGGATATCACGAAACTTCTTGAGCGATTGACGATAGAAAGACAATCCGTTATGAACAAGAGAAACACTACGGTCGCTCTAGGAGAGTGGGTAACTAGACAGATTTGACAGTTTACATAATATTTATTATCAGAACATGACATTCGAACTACTTGGCCGCGTTCACAAAGAGCTTTCCATCACCGGTCAGGCCTTTTACGAAACCGTGCTCGCCATCTCCGAGCTGGTTAACAGGAAAGTTCAAATTATCCGTCTACACTCGCACGCTTCGACATTACTGAAACAAATAGATGCGGTCACAGGTCGGCTTGGTCAGCAAATCGTCACACGGGTGTCCGATCGACTGCTCGAAAAGCCCACAGTTGATTCAGGTGTCAGCATGATCGACGAGCTGCTGAGCAACGCAATGACCGAAGTTCAACAGCTAAAAACCTTCCTCGTCCGGATCGACACACAAATACGAGAACTCAAACTTGAAGCGATTCATCAAGATCTACTGGCATTTCAGCGCGATCTCACGCTTCGATCAAGCGGTATTGAGCGGATTATCGTGACCCGTAGTGCGGTGGCAACACAGGAACCTTTGGGTGCACTTCCCTATTCTGCCTCCGCACACGTCGCGACCGTACTCCGAGGGCCTTTTCTCTTGGCCCCCGATAAAAATCTCCTCTTGCGTCCCGGTGATATCGTCATCCTGATCGGCGGTCAGGCAGAACTGGACAAGCTCACGACATGGTTCACCAGCCAACGACCCCTTACGCCTTCTTAAACACAATCAGCAGAGCAGGTAGTAGGCACACCCACGACGATCGGATACAATAGCGGGCGATGATCATGCGTACATCCCGTTCAAGGCGAGTCAGGCAATTCCTATTCTCCACCGCCTCAATTCTTCTTTTTGTCACCTTAGAAACGCGGCATGCCGAAGCATTCTCAGCTGAATCACCTGGCATTCGCATGCTCGAAGAGATTCAAACGGTCATTACCGAATTAGCAGAAGAGACCAAGCACTCCGTCGTCAACCTCTTTCCAATCACTGGTGGTGGCAGATCCCGGGAAGCCCCAGGCGAACGCATGCCAAATGCGTCAGGCTCCGGTTCTGGTGTGATCGTCGACCAGGACGGTCATATCGTGACGAACAACCATGTCGTCGGCGATGCCACCGAGATTGAAGTACGGCTCTCCGACAAGACACAACTCATCGCTCACGTGGTCGGAAAAGATCCGGACACGGACTTGGCTCTGCTCAAGGTATCGGCAGGCAGACCGCTCACCAGTGCGCGGTTCGGGGATTCGACAGGGGTCAAGGTGGGCCAGTGGGTACTGGCCGTCGGAAATCCTTTCGGGCTGGACCAGACCGTGACCCTTGGTGTCGTCAGCGGTATTGGTCGTGAAAACATCAATCTCTCACGCTATGAAAATTTCATTCAGACCGACGCTTCTATCAACCCTGGTAATTCAGGAGGTCCGCTTTTTAACCTTCGTGGCGAGGTGATTGGGATCAATACGGCGATCATCAATTTTGCGCAAGGGATCGGCTTCGCGATCCCATCAAACATGGCCAAGCAGGTCATTGAACAACTGCTCACCAAAGGAAAAGTCGTACGAGGATGGCTCGGCGTCGGCATCCAGCCGTTGACCTCTGAGTTGGCCAAGAAATTCGGTGTCACGGAAGGCGGCGGGGTACTGGTCAATGAAGTATTCGAGAGGGATCCTGCAGCGCTCGCCGGAATTCAGCCTGGTGATGTCATCGTTCGCATCAATGGCGTCGTGGTCGATTCTCCCAACAAACTCTCTCGACTAATCGGAACACTCGCTCCAGGCGCAACATCTCAGATCGAAGTTGTTCGAGACTTGAAGCATCTACTTCTCGATATTCCACTGACCGAACGACCTGATAATCCAGTTCTGGCATCCATTCCTCGAATAGAGAAGTTGGAGAACACACTCGGTCTCGAGGTTCAGGAATCGACCGCTGATCTCGTGGAAAAGTTCAGACTCCGTCAGTCGAAGGGCGTGATCATCACCAAGGTCGAGCCAAACAGCCTAGCGCAAGCCGAGGGGCTTCGAGAAGGTGACCTGATCATAGAGGTCAACAGGACTGATGTGTCCTCCTTGGGGGAATTTACGTCTACAATTTCTCAATCTCGACGAGGTGATGCCCTCTTGCTCCGCGTGCTCCGAGAAAGCCACGCGTTTTATGTCGTCCTCAAACCAATCAACTGACTTCTTCAATGGGTGACGGTGATAGGCCGCTCAGCCTTCCGTCGTTCGATGATTTTATCCGTGAGTTCTCGAGGCACCTCGTCGTAGTGATCAAATTCCATCGCATAACTAGCTCGTCCCCCCGTCACGGCATTGAGGGTGGTCGCATACCTCAGCAATTCTGAGAGCGGCACCATAACCGTGATCCGTTCCATATGATCCATGGCATTCACGGAGACGATACGTCCACGACGAGCGTTCAAATCGCCCATCACGGCTCCAATCGTGTCGCTCGGGCTATCGATCTCGACCCGCATGACGGGTTCAAGGAGCACCGGGTGAGCCGTTTCCATCGCCTTCTTGAACGCCATAGCTCCGGCGATCTTGAACGACATCTCGGAGGAATCGACGGCGTGAAAAGAGCCGTCATATACGGTCACCATCACATCAACGACCGGAGCGCTGCATAAAGGCCCCTCGTGCAGCGCTTCATGAACGCCCTTTTCTACGGCAGGAATGAAGTTTCGCGGGATGGCTCCCCCAACAATACGAGTGTCGAATGCAAATCCACTCCCGCGAGCCAACGGGGCCACCTCCAGCCAACAATCACCATATTGTCCATGACCACCGGTTTGTTTCTTGTACTTCCCTTGCGCCCGTGATGTGAGCGTGATTGTTTCCCGGTACGGAACCTTCGGCAGATGTAGTGTAACTGCAGCTCCAAATTTTCGTT
The nucleotide sequence above comes from Nitrospira sp.. Encoded proteins:
- a CDS encoding adenine nucleotide alpha hydrolase family protein; this encodes MNCTKCKTKAVMKLPRHNAAFCKQCFNTFVQDQVGKAIRSQDMFAREHRILVAVSGGKDSLALWDLLLKLGYKADALYVNLGIGGYSESSHKKVVHFAETVAAAHGAVVHIHTVEREEGAGIRELAMIVHRPTCSTCGTIKRYQFNHAALQHGYDVMATGHNLDDEAARLLGNVLHWQDEYLEKQGPSLPASLDGFAKKVKPLYRLTERELAAYCVVNRIEYVVEECPMAQGARTLVYKEVLNRLETESPGTKQMFYWGFLEKQRKADSSTRMSDRDRSRLHPCSLCGQPTTADTCSYCKLMAKAKVSTPH
- a CDS encoding Do family serine endopeptidase gives rise to the protein MIMRTSRSRRVRQFLFSTASILLFVTLETRHAEAFSAESPGIRMLEEIQTVITELAEETKHSVVNLFPITGGGRSREAPGERMPNASGSGSGVIVDQDGHIVTNNHVVGDATEIEVRLSDKTQLIAHVVGKDPDTDLALLKVSAGRPLTSARFGDSTGVKVGQWVLAVGNPFGLDQTVTLGVVSGIGRENINLSRYENFIQTDASINPGNSGGPLFNLRGEVIGINTAIINFAQGIGFAIPSNMAKQVIEQLLTKGKVVRGWLGVGIQPLTSELAKKFGVTEGGGVLVNEVFERDPAALAGIQPGDVIVRINGVVVDSPNKLSRLIGTLAPGATSQIEVVRDLKHLLLDIPLTERPDNPVLASIPRIEKLENTLGLEVQESTADLVEKFRLRQSKGVIITKVEPNSLAQAEGLREGDLIIEVNRTDVSSLGEFTSTISQSRRGDALLLRVLRESHAFYVVLKPIN
- a CDS encoding TrkA C-terminal domain-containing protein, yielding MTFELLGRVHKELSITGQAFYETVLAISELVNRKVQIIRLHSHASTLLKQIDAVTGRLGQQIVTRVSDRLLEKPTVDSGVSMIDELLSNAMTEVQQLKTFLVRIDTQIRELKLEAIHQDLLAFQRDLTLRSSGIERIIVTRSAVATQEPLGALPYSASAHVATVLRGPFLLAPDKNLLLRPGDIVILIGGQAELDKLTTWFTSQRPLTPS